Proteins encoded together in one Deinococcus hopiensis KR-140 window:
- a CDS encoding DMT family transporter, protein MTPALALLCLAGAAGLDILANLLLKRSDGFRHPLPGVLALLLVLAAFGLLGLSLRAVPLSVAYAVWGGLGIVGAALLSRRLEGVQFTPRAWAGLALILGSVTVLHLGH, encoded by the coding sequence ATGACCCCGGCCCTCGCCCTGCTGTGCCTGGCGGGGGCAGCGGGCCTGGACATCCTCGCCAACTTGCTGCTCAAGCGCTCGGACGGCTTTCGCCACCCCCTGCCCGGCGTGCTGGCCCTGCTGCTCGTGCTGGCCGCCTTCGGCCTGTTGGGGCTGAGCCTGCGGGCCGTGCCCCTGAGCGTGGCCTACGCCGTCTGGGGCGGTCTGGGCATCGTCGGAGCCGCGCTGCTGAGCCGCCGTCTGGAAGGCGTGCAGTTCACGCCGCGCGCGTGGGCCGGACTGGCGCTCATTCTGGGAAGCGTGACGGTGCTGCACCTGGGGCATTGA
- a CDS encoding DMT family transporter, whose amino-acid sequence MRAWIALFSAIACEVTGTMALKLFGVSTPWLAAAVTGSAVVLSYLLLSLAFRGIPVAVAFAVWEAVGLALITLLGVGLLGDHLSLTQLLALGGLLLGARLLHGGTQEGGRA is encoded by the coding sequence ATGCGCGCCTGGATCGCGCTCTTTTCGGCCATCGCCTGTGAGGTCACGGGCACGATGGCCCTCAAACTGTTTGGCGTTTCTACGCCGTGGCTGGCTGCTGCCGTCACGGGCAGCGCCGTCGTTCTCTCGTACCTGCTGCTCTCGCTGGCGTTTCGGGGCATTCCGGTGGCTGTGGCCTTCGCCGTATGGGAAGCCGTGGGCCTGGCCCTGATTACCCTGCTGGGCGTAGGGCTGCTGGGCGATCACCTCAGCCTCACGCAACTGCTCGCCCTGGGCGGACTGCTGCTGGGCGCACGGCTGCTGCACGGCGGTACCCAGGAGGGGGGACGGGCATGA
- a CDS encoding AzlC family ABC transporter permease, translated as MPAVPAPFWPAFWRGFRALMPLWLGLVPFAAAYAVTARAAHLSLLETQLMSLTVFAGASQFAAVGLFGAGASGWGIVGTTFLLNARHMLYGLSLSRDLPLTVPERLLGALFLTDEAYGVTVVQGPREPGGVSFAFLLGAELSLYAVWNASTFVGALAGAVLPDPAALGVGVIFPLAFLGLLTPLLKEGRPALVALLSGLGAWGLSRVLPGGLVVLLAGVGGALLGAVLVTRWPEGGEA; from the coding sequence ATGCCTGCCGTCCCTGCTCCCTTCTGGCCCGCGTTCTGGCGTGGGTTTCGCGCGCTGATGCCGCTGTGGTTGGGTCTGGTGCCCTTCGCCGCGGCTTACGCAGTCACGGCCCGCGCCGCGCACCTCTCGCTGTTGGAGACGCAACTGATGAGCCTCACCGTGTTCGCCGGAGCCTCGCAGTTCGCGGCGGTGGGGCTGTTTGGCGCGGGGGCATCCGGCTGGGGGATCGTGGGCACCACCTTCCTCCTGAACGCCCGGCACATGCTGTACGGCCTCAGCCTGTCGCGGGACCTGCCGCTGACGGTGCCCGAGCGCCTGCTGGGGGCTCTGTTTTTGACGGACGAGGCCTACGGGGTCACTGTGGTGCAGGGCCCGCGCGAACCGGGCGGCGTAAGTTTTGCCTTCCTGCTGGGGGCCGAACTCAGCCTGTACGCGGTGTGGAACGCCTCGACGTTCGTGGGCGCTCTCGCCGGGGCCGTGCTGCCCGACCCGGCAGCGCTGGGCGTTGGGGTGATCTTCCCCCTGGCGTTCCTGGGCCTGCTGACGCCGCTGCTGAAGGAGGGCCGGCCTGCGCTCGTCGCGCTGCTTTCCGGTTTGGGCGCATGGGGCTTGTCGCGTGTGCTGCCCGGCGGCCTCGTCGTGCTGCTGGCGGGAGTGGGCGGCGCGCTGCTGGGTGCGGTGCTGGTCACGCGGTGGCCGGAAGGCGGCGAGGCGTGA
- a CDS encoding AzlD domain-containing protein: protein MSVLLVIALMWLVTYPVRLLGLSLGRLRLPPFWLAFLRFVPVSVFAALIVPDVLGSPEWPLRLVGCAAGGGLMWRTRNLGLGIVGGFGAYWAVRALLGAG, encoded by the coding sequence GTGAGCGTTTTGCTCGTCATCGCCTTGATGTGGCTCGTCACGTACCCGGTGCGGTTGCTGGGCCTCAGCCTGGGCAGGTTGCGGCTGCCGCCCTTCTGGTTGGCCTTCCTGCGCTTCGTGCCAGTCTCGGTGTTCGCCGCCCTTATCGTTCCGGACGTGCTGGGCAGCCCGGAGTGGCCGCTGCGTCTGGTGGGGTGCGCTGCCGGGGGCGGGTTGATGTGGCGCACCCGAAATCTTGGCCTGGGCATCGTGGGGGGCTTCGGGGCGTACTGGGCGGTGCGGGCGCTGCTGGGCGCGGGGTAG